From Salvia splendens isolate huo1 chromosome 16, SspV2, whole genome shotgun sequence, a single genomic window includes:
- the LOC121770573 gene encoding pentatricopeptide repeat-containing protein At1g71060, mitochondrial-like: protein MHLTIFPRYIAKSLLYRRYQPSNPQTPIFASLQTCNFVNVPERAVTVRENAQEKLQADVETSQQAEVICKLVSAIGNSRDVDAAMNSATSTDCLSPNVVLQVLKRLNNGGIMALSFFRWAEKRSGFQHSSECYNCLIESLGKIKQFKMVWLLVDEMKPRGLLCADTFALISRRLARAKRAREAVEAFEKMQSKYGLQPELQDYNRLLDTLSKSRQVERAQMVFDQWKNTRFVPDIKSYTIILEGWGQERNFLRLDEVFREMKEDGFEPDVVTYGILINAYCKGGKYDDAVRLYNEMEGKNIKATPHIYCTLINGLGSVKRLNEAVQFYELCKGSSYDVEAPTYNALVGAYCKSCRMPDAYRVVEEMRRRGVGPNTRTYDIILHHLIKLQRRGEAYSVFQKMKGEVGCEPSVSTYEIMVRMFCNDRRTNMAMQVWGQMKARGVLPGMHMFSTLIDSLCSERRIDYACRYFQEMLEMGMRPPERMFKQLKQFLVKEGKQDIVIMFAHKIEKMRRSPFVG from the coding sequence ATGCACCTCACAATTTTCCCGAGATATATAGCGAAATCCCTACTATATCGCCGATATCAACCCTCAAATCCTCAAACCCCAATCTTTGCATCACTGCAAACGTGCAATTTTGTTAATGTTCCAGAGAGGGCGGTAACTGTTCGTGAAAATGCCCAAGAGAAGCTCCAGGCAGATGTTGAAACCTCCCAACAAGCAGAAGTGATATGCAAGCTAGTATCCGCCATTGGGAATTCTCGAGATGTAGATGCTGCTATGAACTCCGCTACTTCGACTGATTGTCTGTCTCCAAATGTGGTTCTTCAAGTGTTAAAGAGATTAAACAATGGTGGAATCATGGCGCTGTCGTTTTTCCGGTGGGCAGAGAAGAGAAGTGGTTTTCAGCACAGTTCGGAGTGCTACAACTGTCTAATCGAGTCATTGGGGAAAATTAAACAGTTCAAGATGGTGTGGTTATTGGTGGATGAGATGAAACCGAGAGGCCTGCTGTGTGCAGACACATTTGCCCTCATTTCGCGCAGGCTTGCGAGGGCGAAGAGGGCAAGAGAGGCAGTAGAGGCGTTTGAGAAGATGCAGAGCAAGTATGGACTGCAGCCTGAGCTGCAGGATTACAATAGATTGCTCGACACATTAAGCAAATCTAGGCAAGTGGAGAGGGCCCAAATGGTGTTTGACCAATGGAAAAACACGAGGTTCGTGCCCGACATCAAATCATACACGATCATTTTGGAGGGGTGGGGCCAAGAACGCAACTTTCTAAGGCTTGATGAGGTTTTTCGTGAGATGAAGGAGGATGGATTTGAGCCTGATGTTGTGACTTACGGGATTCTGATCAATGCCTACTGCAAAGGAGGAAAGTATGATGATGCTGTTAGATTATACAATGAGATGGAAGGGAAGAATATTAAGGCAACGCCTCATATATATTGTACCTTGATAAACGGTTTGGGGTCCGTAAAGAGGCTAAACGAGGCTGTCCAGTTTTACGAGTTATGCAAGGGCAGCAGCTATGATGTCGAGGCTCCTACTTACAATGCTTTGGTGGGTGCTTATTGCAAGTCATGTAGGATGCCTGATGCTTATAGGGTAGTGGAAGAGATGCGTAGACGTGGAGTCGGGCCTAACACGCGAACATATGATATAATCCTTCATCATCTTATAAAACTCCAGAGAAGGGGAGAGGCGTACAGTGTGTTTCAGAAGATGAAAGGGGAGGTGGGGTGTGAGCCGAGTGTGAGCACGTATGAGATAATGGTGAGGATGTTCTGCAACGATAGGCGCACGAATATGGCAATGCAAGTGTGGGGACAGATGAAGGCGAGGGGTGTGCTCCCGGGGATGCACATGTTTTCGACATTGATTGATAGCTTATGCAGTGAAAGGAGGATAGATTATGCTTGCAGATATTTTCAGGAGATGCTGGAAATGGGCATGCGGCCTCCAGAGCGCATGTTTAAACAGCTGAAGCAGTTTCTTGTTAAAGAGGGGAAACAAGATATTGTCATTATGTTTGCTCACAAAATTGAGAAGATGAGGAGATCCCCTTTTGTTGGTTGA